The stretch of DNA CTGACCCGGTACACCCAGCCGGCGCTGTTCGCGGTCGGCTACGCGCTCACCCGCACCCTGGACGAGCTGGGCGTCGCCCCGGCGCTGCTGCTCGGCCACAGCGTGGGCGAGTACGCGGCGGCGGTGGCCGCCGGGGTGTTCGGCCTGCCCGAGGCGGCCCGGCTGATCGCCGCCCGAGGGGCGCTGATGCAGGCCCTGCCCTCCGGCGGTGGCATGCTCTCGGTGCCCGCGCCGGTGGCCGAGCTGCGCGAACTGGTGGACGCCGAGCCGCTGGTGGGCATCGGCGCGGTCAACGGCCCGCAGGGCACGGTGCTCTCCGGCGACCTCAAGGCGCTGGAGCGGATCGACGCGGTGCTCCTCGCGCGGGGGCTGGAGACCAAGCGGCTCCAGGTCTCGCACGCCTTCCACTCCCCGCTGATGGCCCCGATGCTGGAGCGCTTCTCGCTGGTGGCCGAGGAGGTCGGCGGCGGCATCCCGAAGCTGCCGGTCTACTCCACCGTGCGGGGCAGGCTGCTGCGCGACGACGAGCCGATGGACGCGGCGTACTGGGTCGAGCACGTGGGCGCCCCGGTGCTCTTCGCCGAGGCCGCCGAGCGGCTCTTCGAGGCCGGGCCCACCCACGTGGTGGAGATCGGCCCGCGCCCGGTGCTCAGCGGCCTGGTCCGTCGGCTGCGCCCGCCCGCCGGGCTGCGCACCCTGCACCCGGCCCAGGCCCCGCGCGGGGAGGAGCCCGGCCTGCCGCACCTGGCCGAGCTGCTCGCCGCCCTGCACCGGGACGGCCTCAACCCGGCCTGGGACGCCTTCTACCCGGAGGCCGACCGGCAGGCGCTGCGGCTCGCCCCGTACGTCTTCTCCGACGCCCACCGGTACTGGAGCAAGCCCGTCCGGCGCAATCCGGTCGCCGTGGTGGAGGCGGTGGCCGAGGCCCCCGCTGCCGCCGCCCCGCAGCCGGTGAGCGCCCGCCTCACCCTGGGCCGGGGCGCGGGCCTGACCGGCCCGACCGCGGAGGCGGTGCTGGCGGCCGTGGCCCAGGTCGGCGGCTACACGGTGGCCGAGCTGAACGCGCACTCGCGGCTGTACGAGGACCTCGGCTTCGACTCGGTGATGGTCATGGAGCTCAAGACCCGGATCGAGAAGAAGCTCGCCCTGCCCGAGGCGATCCCGGTGCAGGACCTGCTCCCGCACCTGGGCTCCGTCGGCACCCTGATCACCTTCTTCGAGGAGCGCCGCACCCGCGTCACGGTGGCCTCATGAGCCTGGGAAAGGACTCAGCGATGACGAGCAACGAGGCCTACATCGCCTCGATCGGGACGGCCCTGCCGGGCGCGCCCGTGGACAACGAGCAGCTGGCCAAGGCCCTCGGGGTCAACCAGGAGTGGGTGGAGCTCTTCATCGGCACCAAGACCCGCCACTTCGCCCGCGACGTGGGCACCAACGAGGTGCGCTGGTCACTGGCCGACCTGGCCGCCCAGGCGGGGGAGAAGGCGATCGCCTCGGCCGGGATCGACCCGGCGCAGATCGACTTCATCGTGATGGGCACCGCCACCCCCGACACCCTGATGCCGGCCACCGTCAACCACGTGGCCGACCAGCTCGGCCTCGACCAACTGCCCACCTACCAGCTCCAGTCGGGATGCGCCGGCGCCGTCCAGGCGCTGGAGCTCGGCCGCACCCTGGTCACCGCCACCGGCGGCACCGGCCTGGTGATCGGCGGCGACGTGTGCAGCAAGCACCTCGACCTGCGCCGCGACCTGACCGACGCCCCCTCCAGCGAGCTGGTCAACTTCGTGCTCTTCGGCGACGGCGCCGGAGCGGCCGTGCTCACCCCCGAGCCGATCGGCCAACGGGTCGCGCTGCGGCGGGTGTTGAACCGTCTCACCGGCCTCGGCCGGGCCCCCGGCCAGACCATCGAGTGGTTCGGGGTGGCCGACAAGGACACCGACAAGCAGGCCATCAACGAGGACTACAAGGCCATCGAGGAGTCCGTCCCGGTGATGGCGGTGGAGATCCTCTGGGAGCTCCTCGGTGAACTCGACTGGTCCGTGGAGGAGTTGGACTACATCCTGCCGCCCCAGCTGTCCGGCCGGATGACCAGTCTGATCTACCAGAAGCTCGACATCCCGAACGTCCGGGAGATCTCCTGCGTCGCCGACACCGGCAACAACGGCAACGCCCTGCCGTTCCTGCAGACCGAGCGCCTGCTCGCCGAGATGAAGACCGGCGAGAGGGCCCTCGCGGTCGCCATCGAATCCAGCAAGTGGATCAAGGGCGGCTTCGCCCTTGAGAAGATCTAGGGGGCCCGGATGAGCATCACCACCGAGGAGTTCGTCCAGCTGGTCAACGAGGACATCGGCCTGCAGGTCGAACCCACCGAGCTGGAGGCCGACTTCGACGCGCTCCCCGGCTGGGATTCGCTGCACCTGCTCAAGCTGGTGACGGCCCTGGAGAAGGCCACCGGCCGGAAGGTGCCGGTCGGCCGCCTGCTCGAGGCCCGCTCGCTGGGCCAGATCCACCGACTGGCCACGGCCTCGTGAGCGCGGGCCAGGTGAGCACCGAGCCCGTCCGGGCGCGCCGGCACACGCTCTTCTTCCTGGAGTACGCGGCCGCGCAGCGCCCGGTCTACCTGGACACCGAGGTGGACATGACCCTGGTCACGGCGCACCGGGCGGGCAGCGAACGCCGGTACTCCCTGGTCAGCTACCTGCTGCTCGCCGTCGGCGAGGTGCTCGGCCGCCACCCGGAGGCGAACGCGGTGCTCGCCCCCGGCTGGCCCGGCCGCCTCGCCACCCCCAAGGTCACCCGCTTCCCCTCGGTGACCGCCAAACTCGCCCTCGACCGCCCGGTCGAGGGGCAGCGCACCGTCCTGTCCGCCCTGCTGCCGGGTCTGGAGCACCAGACCCTGGCGGGCATCCAGGACACCGTCGACCGCTACCGGGGGCCGGACGCCGCCGACCTCCCGGAGTTCACCGCCGTCCGCAAGCTCGGCAGGCTGCCCGCCCCGCTCGGGCGCCTCGCCTTCACCGCCGCGCTGCGCCGCCCGGAGCGGCGCGCACAGATCCTCGGCACGGTGGCCGTCAGCTCGCTGGGCCACCGCCCGGTGGAGGCGTTCCACTCGGTGGGCGGCACGGCGGTGACGATCAACGCGGGCCGGGTCACCGACCGCCCGGTGGCCCGGGCCGGCCAGGTGGTGATCGCGCCGGTGATGCGGCTCGGCCTGGCCTTCGACCACCGCGTCGTCGACGGCGGGACGGCCGCCGACGTGCTGGGCGATCTCAAGCAGACACTGGAGGAGTTCCATGACCGGAGTGGAGGCGGCCGCGGCGAAGCCGTTCGGGCCACCGATCAGGATCACCGGCCGGGACGGCCCGTGGGCGCCCGTCACCCGTAGCGTCCAGGAGTACGGCACCGCCCTGGTCTACGCCCACCTGGACGACTGGCGCCCGGACCGGGCGGCCGGCCCCCGGCTGCAGCGCCTGCTCGGCCGCGACTGGGCCAAGTACCTGGAGCTGACCCACCTGGACGTGCGGATCCGCTTCGCCGCCTCCCGGATCCTGCTGAAGACCGCCGTCGGGCGGCTCTTCGGCGTGGGCCCGGAGGAGGTCGAGCTCGGCTACCGGGACAAGGGCCGCCCGTTCATCCGGGGCAACGACTCGGTGGACGTCTCGATCAGCCACACCGACGGCCTGCTGCTGGTCGGCCTCTCCACCCAGGGCCAGATCGGCGTGGACGTGGAGCCGGCCGACCGCGAGCTCTACGACCAGGGCCTGGCCCGGCACCTGTGCACCGAGACCGAGCTGAAGCGGGTCGAGGCGCTCCCGTACGAGCTGCGCAACGCCGAGCTGCTGCGGATCTGGACCCTCAAGGAGGCGTACACCAAGGCGATCGGCACCGGCCTGATGTCCTCCTTCGGCAGCTTCAGCGTGGACGGCAGCGGCAGCTGCCACGGGCTGCGCGGCCCGGACGGCGAACCGGCCGACACCGGCACCTGGTACTCGGCCACCTTCACCGACGAGCCCGAGTACGTGCTCAGCGTGGCCGTGGTCGACGACGGCTTCGGCTCCGACACCCAGGCGGCGACCGGCGCCCGGCTCAACGACGGCCTGGTCTCGGCGCTGATCGACGCCCTCGGCGAGGAGGAGCCCGACCAGGGCGCCGACTCCGACTGGTAACCCATCCGAAGGGGAGCACCCATGAGCAGCACCGCGTTCGCCGTCACCAGCCACGAGCCGCCGCCGGACCGGTGGACCTGGCGCCACCCCGAGGGCCGCCTGCTGAGCGCGGCCGTCGGGGTCGGCGCGCTGACCGCCGCCACCGTGCTGGCCGGCCCGCTCACCTGGACCTTCTGGGCCGGCCTGCTCGGCCCGGACCTGGCCTTCGCCAAGGGCTGGGGCCGGCCCACCCCGGGCCCGGGCTACGTGCCGAAGGAGACGGTCGGCCTCTACAACGAGCTGCACCACCCGATTGCCCCGGCGGCCGCCATCGCGCTGGGCATCGTCACCCTCTCCCAGCCCCTGGTGGTCGGCGGCCTCGGCTGGCTGGCCCACATCGCGATCGACCGCGCCACCGGGATCGGCCTGCGCCACCCGGACGGCCACATCCACTGACGACTCGCCGGAAGGTCAGCCATGTACGACTTGGACGAACTCAAGGGCTACGCCCGCCTGCACGCCCGGGGCCAGGGTGTCGACGCCCGCCGGGTCGCCGAGGTCCTGGACGGGATCACCAACGACACCCCCGGGGACGAGCACTCCTGGGCCAGGGTCTGGCACACCGCCGCCTACGCGCTGGCGGCGCGCGGCCGCGAGCTCGAGGCCTGCGCGCACTACGCGATGGCCCGCTTCCCCTACCCCTCCGACCAGCCGCGGGCCGAGGCCCAGCAGGCCGCGGTGGCCGCCTTCGACCGCTGGCGCACCGCGCACGGCGGCATCGAACCGCTGGAGGTGGCCGTCCCGGGGAAGGGCAAGGTGCGGGCCTGGACGGCCGGCCTGGACGCGGCCGACCCGCGCCCGCTGATCGTGGTGATGGGCGGCATCGTCTCCACCAAGGAGCAGTGGGCACCGCAGCTGCCCAAGTTCGCCAAGCAGGGCTTCGCGGCCGTGGTCGCCGAGTTCCCCGGCGTCGGCGAGAACGGGATGACCTACACGGCCGACTCCTGGCGCCTGCTGCCGGCCCTTCTGGACGCCCTCCAGGGCCGGGCCCGGCTCACCGACGTCTCGCTGCTCACCCTGAGCTTCAGCGGCCACCTCGCGCTGCGCGCCGCCGCCACCGACGACCGGATCGGCCGGGTGCTCACCGTCGGCGCCCCGGTCTCGGCCTTCTTCACCGACGACCAGTGGTGGGAGACCAGCGTCCCCGCGATCACCAAGCAGACCCTGGCCCACCTCACCGGCCTCACCGACCCGGCGGCCCTGCGCGCCGAGCTGCGCGGCTGGGCCCTGACCGAGGCGGAGCTGGACGCTGTCCAGGTGCCGGTCGGCTACGTGGTCTCCACCCGGGACGAGATCATCCCGCGGGCCGACGGCAAGCTGCTGGCCGACCGGCTGCCGCAGGCCCGCTTCAAGGAGTTCGACGACGTGCACGGCTCGCCGGACCACCTGGGCGAGATGCGCCTGTGGCTGATGCACGCCCTGCTCAGCAGCCAGGGCATCGAGGACCACCGGACGGCGGCCCTGGAGGTCGGTCTCGGCCTGCACAAGCTCGCCGAGATCGTCAAAGAGGGAAGGTCCTGAAAGAGGGAAGGCCTTACCCGTACATCCGGCGCATGGTGAAGTCCACCATCTGCTCGACCGCCTTGGCGTCGAAGACCATGCGGTGTTCGCCCTCCATGTCGAGGGCGAACCCGTAGCCGGTCGGCAGCAGGTCGAGCACCTCGGCCCCGGTGACGCTGAAGTACTTGGAGTCCTTGCCCGCGTACCGGCGCAGCTCCTTCAGCGAGGAGAACATCGGGATCACCGGGGTGGGCGTGTTGTGCAGCGCCAGGAAGCCCGGCCGGTCGCCGCGCGGGCAGTGCACCTTGGAGGTGATGAAGATCGCCTGGAAGTCCTCCACCGGCATCGAGCCCGTGGTGAAGGCCCGCACCGC from Kitasatospora sp. MMS16-BH015 encodes:
- a CDS encoding 3-oxoacyl-ACP synthase III family protein, which codes for MTSNEAYIASIGTALPGAPVDNEQLAKALGVNQEWVELFIGTKTRHFARDVGTNEVRWSLADLAAQAGEKAIASAGIDPAQIDFIVMGTATPDTLMPATVNHVADQLGLDQLPTYQLQSGCAGAVQALELGRTLVTATGGTGLVIGGDVCSKHLDLRRDLTDAPSSELVNFVLFGDGAGAAVLTPEPIGQRVALRRVLNRLTGLGRAPGQTIEWFGVADKDTDKQAINEDYKAIEESVPVMAVEILWELLGELDWSVEELDYILPPQLSGRMTSLIYQKLDIPNVREISCVADTGNNGNALPFLQTERLLAEMKTGERALAVAIESSKWIKGGFALEKI
- a CDS encoding acyl carrier protein, whose amino-acid sequence is MSITTEEFVQLVNEDIGLQVEPTELEADFDALPGWDSLHLLKLVTALEKATGRKVPVGRLLEARSLGQIHRLATAS
- a CDS encoding 2-oxo acid dehydrogenase subunit E2; this encodes MSTEPVRARRHTLFFLEYAAAQRPVYLDTEVDMTLVTAHRAGSERRYSLVSYLLLAVGEVLGRHPEANAVLAPGWPGRLATPKVTRFPSVTAKLALDRPVEGQRTVLSALLPGLEHQTLAGIQDTVDRYRGPDAADLPEFTAVRKLGRLPAPLGRLAFTAALRRPERRAQILGTVAVSSLGHRPVEAFHSVGGTAVTINAGRVTDRPVARAGQVVIAPVMRLGLAFDHRVVDGGTAADVLGDLKQTLEEFHDRSGGGRGEAVRATDQDHRPGRPVGARHP
- a CDS encoding 4'-phosphopantetheinyl transferase superfamily protein, whose translation is MTGVEAAAAKPFGPPIRITGRDGPWAPVTRSVQEYGTALVYAHLDDWRPDRAAGPRLQRLLGRDWAKYLELTHLDVRIRFAASRILLKTAVGRLFGVGPEEVELGYRDKGRPFIRGNDSVDVSISHTDGLLLVGLSTQGQIGVDVEPADRELYDQGLARHLCTETELKRVEALPYELRNAELLRIWTLKEAYTKAIGTGLMSSFGSFSVDGSGSCHGLRGPDGEPADTGTWYSATFTDEPEYVLSVAVVDDGFGSDTQAATGARLNDGLVSALIDALGEEEPDQGADSDW
- a CDS encoding DUF4260 family protein, which encodes MSSTAFAVTSHEPPPDRWTWRHPEGRLLSAAVGVGALTAATVLAGPLTWTFWAGLLGPDLAFAKGWGRPTPGPGYVPKETVGLYNELHHPIAPAAAIALGIVTLSQPLVVGGLGWLAHIAIDRATGIGLRHPDGHIH
- a CDS encoding alpha/beta hydrolase yields the protein MYDLDELKGYARLHARGQGVDARRVAEVLDGITNDTPGDEHSWARVWHTAAYALAARGRELEACAHYAMARFPYPSDQPRAEAQQAAVAAFDRWRTAHGGIEPLEVAVPGKGKVRAWTAGLDAADPRPLIVVMGGIVSTKEQWAPQLPKFAKQGFAAVVAEFPGVGENGMTYTADSWRLLPALLDALQGRARLTDVSLLTLSFSGHLALRAAATDDRIGRVLTVGAPVSAFFTDDQWWETSVPAITKQTLAHLTGLTDPAALRAELRGWALTEAELDAVQVPVGYVVSTRDEIIPRADGKLLADRLPQARFKEFDDVHGSPDHLGEMRLWLMHALLSSQGIEDHRTAALEVGLGLHKLAEIVKEGRS
- a CDS encoding SseB family protein codes for the protein MYGYEQTGYQSDPYQQQAGMGMPGAGAYGDQQGAPQQSLYPEPSPPTLADAVRAFTTGSMPVEDFQAIFITSKVHCPRGDRPGFLALHNTPTPVIPMFSSLKELRRYAGKDSKYFSVTGAEVLDLLPTGYGFALDMEGEHRMVFDAKAVEQMVDFTMRRMYG